One Tetrapisispora phaffii CBS 4417 chromosome 3, complete genome DNA segment encodes these proteins:
- the RAM1 gene encoding protein farnesyltransferase (similar to Saccharomyces cerevisiae RAM1 (YDL090C); ancestral locus Anc_2.366) produces the protein MERNLNRFKFINNKLLGRKKPIIERELSSEEEMDVISDTSDYQTETIADRNEVLKDCLPLLEDPDLESKLNRDFLKMYLTAAFSLQLPSQMTALDASQPWILYWVANSLYMLDAAWLTDDHKKRLKEKIFVISPDGGPFAGGIGQLPHVAATYAAINTLTLCDNIDNSWDLVNRDAILNWLLSIKQKNGGFKTSFTVGENDTRGVYCALSIASLLNIITPELTENVLEYLIACQNFEGGFGGCPQEDEAHGGYTFCAVAALAILGKLDSINIPKLIEWCATKQYNEEKGFCGRSNKLVDGCYSFWVGGTIAILEAYGYGDYIFDHDSLREYILRCCQDDKMPGLRDKPGKRPDFYHTNYVLSGLAITEYKFDILDKTNATSIIVKKRDNIGYSELNPVNPIYGIPIDVASKIYDHFR, from the coding sequence ATGGAAAGAAATCTGAATAggtttaaatttattaataataaattattaggTAGGAAAAAACCTATTATAGAAAGGGAATTATCAAGCGAAGAAGAAATGGATGTCATATCAGATACATCAGATTATCAAACGGAAACAATTGCTGATAGAAATGAGGTATTGAAAGATTGTTTACCGTTACTAGAAGACCCCGATTTAGAATCAAAATTGAATCgtgattttttgaaaatgtaTTTAACTGCTGCTTTTTCACTACAATTACCATCACAAATGACTGCACTAGATGCATCACAACCATGGATACTGTACTGGGTTGCTAACTCCCTCTATATGTTAGATGCTGCTTGGCTTACTGATGATCATAAgaaaagattaaaagagaaaatatttgttatatCGCCCGATGGTGGTCCCTTTGCTGGCGGTATAGGACAATTACCACATGTTGCTGCTACTTATGCTGCTATCAACACTCTAACTCTTTgtgataatattgataatagTTGGGATCTTGTAAACCGGGATGCTATTCTTAATTGGCTACTTTCAATAAAGCAAAAAAATGGTGGATTCAAGACATCTTTTACTGTGGGGGAAAATGATACAAGAGGTGTATATTGTGCGTTGAGTATTgcatcattattaaatataataactcCAGAGCTTACTGAAAATGTATTAGAATATCTAATAGCATGTCAAAATTTTGAAGGTGGGTTTGGTGGATGTCCTCAGGAAGATGAAGCACATGGAGGGTATACATTCTGTGCAGTTGCTGCTCTTGCAATTCTGGGTAAACTTGATTCGATCAATATTCCCAAACTAATAGAATGGTGTGCCACTAAACAATacaatgaagaaaaagGTTTCTGTGGAAGGAGCAATAAACTGGTGGACGGATGTTACAGTTTTTGGGTTGGAGGTACTATTGCTATCTTAGAGGCTTACGGATATGGtgattatatatttgatcaTGATAGCCTTCGCGAATACATACTTCGTTGTTGCCAAGATGATAAAATGCCAGGATTAAGAGATAAACCAGGAAAGCGTCCTGATTTTTACCACACAAATTATGTTCTATCTGGGTTAGCCATTACAGAATACAAATTCGATATTTTGGATAAAACTAATGCTACCTCGATTATTGTGAAGAAACGTGATAATATAGGATATTCAGAACTAAACCCAGTTAATCCAATTTATGGCATTCCAATAGATGTCGCATCAAAGATATATGATCATTTTAGGTAA
- the TPHA0C03790 gene encoding Nup35/Nup53 family RNA-binding protein (similar to Saccharomyces cerevisiae ASM4 (YDL088C) and NUP53 (YMR153W); ancestral locus Anc_2.369), whose protein sequence is MFNSGTSSNNNRFSNVSINFLQPSEDTSQQQGNQQKTYHQLQNNSQQSYIQLNNKNKPLFANDLQSQFDTNMKGQEPEWFNNPKKRNIPQNVIRRNVNENNELGKQSSTITSSTSFSSSSNALTTNSGFENMSFGSRKSTNLFNSKNAQNKNLEGNNILVDSNEAPPTLSLLDWQREEEFGVSSKLGNNSSGIFMESLTSSNIASGLSPSLSSTNSSNQILSASAFDSKPVSSLFTSQEVSGTSRFEENNSNTITPSSSTMHEGAVLVFGYPESISNSIISHFAKFGNILEDFQVLRSTSGITASTLKTFTQNINNNNEMKKKYPIYTGDGWVKLTYDSNSSAIRALQENGIVIGGSLVGCIPYSKAAVEQLASCKIEKSDDIGNFNFSSTNNINFKTPLHNNNDKDDRTNSPSELNGNTKTPSYLSHRLDIKDGKSLFLHNANTNNHNFLRTLEMKMRHQEELNIQHKQQQTAGLLHKVNDWLFGWNDL, encoded by the coding sequence ATGTTTAATTCAGGTACCAGTTCCAACAATAACAGGTTTAGTAATGTTTCCATTAATTTCCTGCAACCATCTGAAGACACTTCACAACAACAGGGAAATCAACAGAAGACTTATCATCAACTACAAAACAATTCTCAGCAATCATACATACAActgaataataaaaacaagCCTTTATTTGCCAATGATCTGCAGTCACAATTTGATACAAACATGAAAGGGCAAGAACCGGAATGGTTCAACAACCCGAAAAAGAGAAATATCCCACAGAATGTGATAAGAAGAAATGTGAATGAAAATAACGAACTAGGTAAACAATCATCAACTATTACTTCATCAAcatctttttcttcaagTTCTAATGCTTTAACCACAAATTCAGGTTTCGAAAATATGTCATTTGGATCAAGAAAATCTACAAATCTATTTAATTCTAAAAATGCTCAGAACAAAAACTTAGAAGGTAACAATATACTAGTGGATTCGAATGAAGCTCCACCTACTTTATCGTTACTTGATTGGCAAAGGGAAGAAGAGTTTGGTGTTTCTTCTAAGCTGGGAAATAATTCATCTGGAATCTTCATGGAATCTCTAACAAGTAGCAATATAGCATCTGGTTTATCGccttcattatcatcaacAAACTCTTCAAATCAAATACTTTCAGCAAGTGCTTTTGATTCGAAGCCTGTATCAAGTTTATTCACATCTCAAGAGGTATCAGGAACTTCACGTTTCGAAGAGAACAATTCAAATACAATTACAccatcttcttcaacaatGCACGAAGGTGCTGTTTTAGTTTTTGGATATCCAGAAAGTATTTCTAACTCAATAATCTCACATTTTGCTAAATTCGgtaatattttagaagattTCCAAGTCCTACGTAGTACATCTGGTATAACCGCATCAACTTTAAAGACTTTTACGCaaaacattaataataataatgaaatgaaaaagaaataccCGATTTATACCGGCGACGGATGGGTAAAATTGACATACGATTCGAATTCCTCTGCTATCAGAGCTTTACAAGAAAATGGTATAGTTATCGGCGGTTCCTTAGTTGGTTGCATCCCATATTCCAAAGCTGCTGTTGAACAATTAGCTTCAtgtaaaattgaaaaaagtgATGATATAGgcaattttaatttcagtTCCACAAATAACATTAATTTCAAGACGCCTttacataataataatgataaagatGATAGAACCAACTCTCCTTCAGAGCTAAATGGAAATACCAAAACCCCATCATATCTTTCTCATAGATTAGATATAAAAGATGGTAAATCATTGTTCCTACATAACGCAAACACTAATAATCACAACTTTTTAAGAACTCtagaaatgaaaatgcGCCATCAAGAAGAACTTAATATACAACATAAGCAACAACAAACAGCTGGTTTATTACATAAGGTTAATGATTGGTTATTTGGTTGGAATGATTTGTAA
- the LUC7 gene encoding Luc7p (similar to Saccharomyces cerevisiae LUC7 (YDL087C); ancestral locus Anc_2.370) — protein MARAVDEQRKVLDQLMGQEGIRSGERRRYHKSNYNHNDIELQDARVCKAYLVGECPFDLFIGTKQSMGNCPQLHLTKHKLQYEALKKEGKEFLEFEREYFVVLSKFVNDCNGLIQSALKNLEHTVEEKERIKQVTEELDILDSKIGLMDQEIECLMHTNEVTKAMAQSVKLEEFRKQRKLLAAKVRSITENVGQMAQQKLQVCEVCGAYLSRLDTDRRLADHFLGKIHIGYLKMREQLDILKQKQKYRLR, from the coding sequence atgGCTAGAGCAGTTGATGAGCAACGAAAAGTTTTGGACCAGTTGATGGGCCAAGAAGGTATTAGATCTGGTGAAAGAAGAAGGTACCATAAGAGCAACTATAACCATAATGATATTGAGTTGCAGGATGCAAGAGTATGCAAGGCGTATTTAGTTGGCGAATGTCCATTTGATCTGTTTATTGGAACTAAACAAAGCATGGGAAACTGTCCTCAATTGCACTTAACAAAGCATAAATTACAATATGAAGCATTGAAGAAGGAGGGGAAGgaatttcttgaatttgaaaGGGAGTATTTTGTCGTACTATCCAAGTTTGTTAATGATTGTAATGGTTTGATCCAATCAGCATTAAAGAACCTGGAACATACCGTGGAGGAAAAAGAGAGAATTAAACAGGTTACAGAAGAGTTGGATATATTAGACTCGAAGATTGGACTTATGGACCAAGAAATAGAGTGCTTGATGCATACGAACGAGGTGACCAAAGCCATGGCACAGTCAGTTAAACTAGAAGAATTCAGAAAGCAGAGAAAGCTATTGGCTGCGAAAGTGAGGAGTATTACAGAAAATGTTGGTCAAATGGCGCAACAGAAGTTACAAGTTTGCGAAGTGTGTGGTGCATATTTATCAAGACTGGATACAGATAGAAGATTAGCTGATCACTTTTTGGGTAAAATACATATCGGATATCTAAAGATGAGAGAACAATTGGACATCCTAAAGCAAAAACAGAAATACAGGCTACGATAA
- the SRL4 gene encoding Srl4p (similar to Saccharomyces cerevisiae YPL033C; ancestral locus Anc_2.371) has product MFDLNGIYNSMKSFYDLCWLGKSLNPKDVVVLLGGSDAFGTQLCQQLINEDVVVVNIDSLDNSNELLLDINSPKQQYYFIPCDSFEDVNHMKSAINKVAQTKLTPTIFLNNINFEFETILKDSNTECNDLSSDYVKYFQKTIMINLENVMVSTKYFLNNFINPDFYYVINVSIDIKDVYSWEGSRFRTSKMALNQYHDSLVSELNEMYWEKNLDIKNILFYLPYKHLNYSEYVSSCKQLSINAVSHLKNGERGPIQL; this is encoded by the coding sequence ATGTTTGATCTTAATGGCATATACAATAGTATGAAGTCCTTCTACGATTTATGTTGGTTAGGTAAGAGTTTGAATCCAAAAGATGTTGTTGTTCTTTTAGGTGGATCAGACGCATTTGGTACACAACTATGTCAGCAATTGATAAATGAGGACGTCGTGGTGGTCAACATTGACAGTCTTGATAATAGTAATGAGCTATTGTTAGACATTAACTCCCCTAAACAACAGTACTATTTTATTCCATGCGATTCTTTTGAAGATGTGAATCATATGAAGAGTGCAATAAATAAGGTTGCTCAAACAAAATTGACTCCAACCATTTTtctaaataatatcaattttgaGTTTGAGACTATATTAAAAGACTCCAACACAGAGTGTAATGACTTATCCAGTGACTatgttaaatattttcaaaaaacaataatgattAATTTAGAGAATGTAATGGTCTCAACTAAATATTTCCTgaacaatttcattaatcCAGATTTCTATTATGTGATAAATGTATCCATTGATATAAAAGATGTTTACAGTTGGGAAGGATCGCGATTCAGAACTTCTAAGATGGCATTAAACCAATATCATGACTCTTTGGTATCAGAACTTAACGAAATGTACTGGGAAAAGAACTTGGATATAAAAAACATACTATTCTATTTGCCATATAAACATCTGAACTATTCTGAGTATGTATCAAGTTGTAAACAACTTTCCATTAATGCAGTTTCTCATCTTAAAAATGGCGAAAGAGGTCCCATTCAACTCTGA
- the IMP1 gene encoding endopeptidase catalytic subunit IMP1 (similar to Saccharomyces cerevisiae IMP1 (YMR150C); ancestral locus Anc_2.374), translated as MTTTIGSILTVSSYFLRSICFLHISHSYIYEFTETRGESMLPTLAVQNDYVHVVKKYKNGRGCKLGDCIVAVKPTDPNHRVCKRITGMPGDYILVDPSDSIYREKSDSDEPFNTYIKVPNGHVWVTGDNLAHSLDSRTYNSIPMGLIKGKIVAANDFNQPFWNGSLSNILGFRKIQNTFIDEES; from the coding sequence ATGACGACAACAATAGGTTCAATTTTAACTGTTTCTTCGTATTTTCTTCGATCAATCTGCTTTCTTCACATCTCCCATTCATACATTTATGAGTTTACTGAGACAAGAGGGGAGTCTATGCTACCAACATTGGCTGTGCAGAATGATTACGTCCATGTGGTGAAGAAGTATAAGAACGGCAGAGGCTGCAAATTAGGTGATTGTATAGTCGCTGTCAAACCAACTGATCCAAATCATAGAGTATGTAAGAGAATAACAGGAATGCCTGGtgattatatattagttGACCCTAGTGACTCGATATATAGGGAGAAAAGTGATTCTGATGAACCCTTTAATACTTATATAAAAGTTCCAAACGGCCACGTTTGGGTCACTGGTGATAATTTAGCCCATTCACTTGATTCAAGAAcatataattcaattccAATGGGGTTGATTAAAGGAAAAATTGTTGCTGCTAATGACTTTAACCAACCATTCTGGAACGGTTCATTGTCAAATATATTAGGGTTCAGAAAGATACAGAATACATTCATAGATGAGGAAAGTTAA
- the SWP1 gene encoding dolichyl-diphosphooligosaccharide-protein glycotransferase (similar to Saccharomyces cerevisiae SWP1 (YMR149W); ancestral locus Anc_2.375), producing MQISNVLALLFIFTYRCLALKASNCKISLLGDEKNSLSIDSIESTNSNPAVQDVINVSKLDAIIEFSYEVSEAYDQTHLLIGYPEANLESSLEGIVIKDGDKTKILYKIEFSNLSKALLSKSIIEQSPITVSLLLARNGDSKNILNEVFQVQLAKDIKVNYEAPSRYGIKDEITFSFRELESTAPEYICKVFSVVMAVAALALLVTWLTSGVISSVKFPSGSQFIYFIVFIGLIGGIEFVFTQYFLGSSIFETLYYTALLAAPAVLIGTKFLRGFNEL from the coding sequence ATGCAAATTTCAAACGTGTTAGCccttctttttattttcactTACAGATGTTTAGCGTTAAAGGCTTCGAATTGTAAAATAAGTCTACTAGgtgatgaaaaaaatagttTATCGATTGACAGTATCGAATCTACTAATTCAAATCCAGCAGTGCAGGATGTCATTAACGTTTCAAAGTTAGATGCTATTATAGAGTTCAGTTATGAAGTTTCAGAAGCTTATGACCAAACTCACCTATTGATTGGTTACCCAGAGGCTAATTTAGAATCTTCTTTAGAAGGAATTGTGATAAAGGATGGTGACAAAACTAAAATTTTATACAAAATAGAATTTTCTAACCTATCAAAGGCTCTATTGTCTAAGTCTATTATTGAACAATCTCCAATCACTGTATCTTTACTACTGGCAAGAAATGGCGActccaaaaatatattaaatgaagttTTCCAAGTCCAGTTAGCAAAAGATATCAAAGTAAACTATGAAGCTCCATCAAGATATGGTATAAAAGATGAGATTACTTTCAGTTTTAGAGAACTAGAAAGCACGGCACctgaatatatttgtaagGTATTTTCTGTAGTAATGGCAGTTGCTGCTCTAGCTTTACTCGTTACTTGGCTAACTAGCGGTGTTATCTCATCTGTTAAATTTCCAAGTGGTTCccaatttatatattttattgtattcATTGGTTTGATAGGTGGTATTGAATTTGTATTTACACAATACTTTTTAGGGTCCTCGATCTTCGAAACTCTGTATTACACAGCTCTTTTGGCTGCGCCAGCTGTTCTAATCGGTACTAAGTTTTTAAGAGGATTCAACGAATTATAA
- the PDL32 gene encoding putative ADP-ribose 1''-phosphate phosphatase (similar to Saccharomyces cerevisiae YMR087W; ancestral locus Anc_2.474), with amino-acid sequence MLRIILCDSNTELTKLWHKSLPKILIEKRQLRIINDNFKNLTTRYITTNKIDGVDANRCSVVSPGNSFGFLGGGFDLALYENYGKKPFEDWVRSKLNHEYKPVGSLTIFDTHEYPNHKIDAVRYIQHIPTMITPSKPLASSTADNSNLIQLVFNTMWVALNNVPEDVNTIIIPGLCTGYAGVSIELSTKVTSFAITLFYMRTRISKDLLNKLIMIHMGNDYIPFYSKVIESELNTLGLKYSDLKALESCNEKIIFPAQLLRLL; translated from the coding sequence ATGCTAAGGATTATTTTATGTGATAGCAATACAGAACTAACTAAATTATGGCATAAGTCATTACCAAAGATATTAATAGAGAAACGTCAATTAAGGATAATCAATGAcaattttaagaatttGACTACAAGATACATCACAACCAATAAAATAGATGGTGTCGATGCAAACAGATGCAGTGTTGTCTCACCTGGCAATTCTTTTGGTTTCTTAGGCGGTGGGTTCGATTTGGCCTTGTATGAGAACTATGGTAAGAAGCCTTTTGAAGATTGGGTAAGATCAAAACTAAACCATGAATACAAACCGGTTGGATCACTAACCATATTTGATACACATGAATATCCTAACCATAAAATTGATGCCGTTAGATATATTCAACATATCCCAACCATGATAACACCATCTAAGCCTCTTGCTTCCTCAACTGCTGATAATAGTAACTTGATTCAACTAGTTTTCAATACGATGTGGGTTGCGCTGAATAACGTACCAGAAGATGTGAATACAATAATCATTCCTGGACTGTGTACTGGATACGCAGGCGTTTCAATCGAACTCTCTACAAAAGTAACATCTTTTGCAATTACATTGTTCTATATGAGAACACGCATCTCCAAAGACCTTCTaaataaattgataatgattCACATGGGAAACGATTATATACCATTTTATTCTAAAGTGATAGAGAGTGAATTGAATACGTTAGGCCTAAAATATAGTGACCTTAAGGCACTTGAGTCATGTAATGAAAAGATCATCTTCCCAGCTCAATTACTGAGACTACTTTAA
- the SEG1 gene encoding Seg1p (similar to Saccharomyces cerevisiae YKL105C and YMR086W; ancestral locus Anc_2.476) — MFRSRRLSRQPEKPVNLGALAAASAIGNAMSGNGRTVDANKIPQYNTNDPYSRRSSGIYGSNLSVDRTSSMRLNSLSKKEKSPSVRHENRKRNNQNSSRNNSLTNNKLHTRKSVDSLPRSSSMPNSQQKNNITSESTLRKQKRISSVTSSVRYNSIDSVNSINSNDTRTNSINNNKHNRRRTSKASDVDVKKTFQEFGGGQVPNVLTRSTSMMIKKYIPGPNGLVAVNVEVPVEQPVTSKVLRRSVSTANLVSNSRERALTSKTSTQSLKETTKMSSRSSSLSSLSSSKSLKKTAPKEYTMKYDSPNDRRTSSLSSQNSHSPVSKNLKALNESHEMHSFTTRQHKTFSDDVSQPLMESALEEETEIELENDTTRFSVKPSFDKTNSINHPIIDQSEMNSVAESSTPSKISLGKIEIESSLKSKNKFEDNSNYLFRQEIQNTKEDNNNRDIKRDSISTVEDDLSPKRKEMRRLISDSILLEESMNDTNSELSTLEKNNSSKSESDFNNQSDIQNNIDDNNSTGIAPIDKRISRISVTSSDYASLNDEKKEILKLFDDFNNGAQESDVEDENVKEVEEDKLEYLDLNSVTSTLEDRKSLSSSQDRENTIIIEGNGKESNTEQAGQDKKAEETEHEEPYDVSSAAVNENYHTSYLDTYDTSTDSNRDSNLIAIDNISIGDKSEEIIPSREEEPKKETSKLAKNIRESSPFFKPDVKAGELTSVAASSKKNKRNSKISPIKSAMKKNTSNLNLVLNYNDNPSAANQAYLSLTTAENTRLNSGLTSSENVLRKPATLKSNRNSKIINYPRSQSINSDINGLKTKNDPQINIDRYSKSNINSNYQASQSEQDNIPKRHPGRKQKKTVTGTRQPIQKQSNRMSMQAANTQLYPNEPAPKRSSFEKQRNIDSKMGFKSMSLRDRLENEQGSEQQSHQHSALADIAANGWKSRFVDSDDDDSDFMGILNAPKPLYMEAGTMDRSLSEVNSQKISNKKSKLSLRSASMVDKVSGPATNVQPFEKQPTRMTMSSQSLQKNNDEYQSTPEKKTFGTKLKKLFGRKKDK; from the coding sequence ATGTTTAGAAGCAGACGGTTATCTCGTCAGCCAGAAAAACCTGTGAATTTAGGGGCCCTCGCTGCTGCTTCTGCGATCGGTAATGCCATGTCAGGTAATGGAAGAACAGTAGATGCAAATAAAATTCCACAATATAACACGAACGATCCATATTCTAGGAGGAGTTCAGGTATATATGGCTCAAATTTGAGTGTTGATCGAACTTCATCAATGAGATTAAATTCACTTTCCAAAAAGGAAAAATCTCCTAGCGTTAGGCATGAAAATAGGAAGCGTAATAACCAGAATTCTAGCAGGAACAACAGTCTGACTAACAACAAACTTCACACTAGAAAGAGTGTTGATTCCTTACCAAGAAGTAGTTCTATGCCTAATTCAcagcaaaaaaataacataaCGTCTGAGTCGACATTGCGAAAGCAGAAGAGAATTAGTTCTGTTACTTCGTCAGTAAGATACAACAGTATCGATAGCGTTAATAGTATCAACAGTAACGACACTCGTACAAACagcattaataataataagcATAATAGGAGGAGAACAAGTAAAGCTTCGGACGTAGATGTAAAGAAAACGTTTCAAGAATTCGGAGGTGGTCAAGTACCTAACGTCTTGACAAGAAGCACCAGTATGatgattaaaaaatatataccGGGTCCAAATGGGTTGGTTGCAGTTAACGTAGAGGTACCGGTGGAACAACCTGTAACTAGCAAAGTATTACGTCGTTCAGTTTCTACCGCCAATTTAGTAAGTAATTCAAGAGAGCGTGCGTTGACATCTAAAACCTCTACTCaatcattaaaagaaaCTACCAAAATGTCATCTAGgtcttcatcattatcaagcttatcttcttcaaaatcGTTGAAGAAAACAGCTCCAAAAGAATATACAATGAAATACGACTCACCTAATGACAGGAGAACCTCTTCATTGAGTTCGCAGAATAGCCATTCACCAGTAAGCAAAAATTTGAAAGCATTGAATGAATCTCATGAAATGCATTCTTTCACTACGAGGCAGCATAAAACATTTTCCGATGACGTATCTCAACCTTTAATGGAATCTGCATTGGAAGAAGAGACAGAAATAGAGTTAGAAAATGATACTACTAGATTTTCTGTCAAACCTTCATTTGATAAAACTAATTCTATAAACCATCCAATTATCGATCAGTCTGAAATGAATTCAGTCGCTGAATCAAGTACACCCTCGAAGATAAGCCTTGGTAAAATAGAAATTGAATCCAGTTTGAAGAGTAAGAATAAGTTTGAAGACAACtccaattatttatttagacaagaaattcaaaatactAAAGAAGACAATAACAATCGAGATATTAAACGAGATTCAATAAGTACTGTTGAAGATGACTTAAGTCCAAAAAGGAAAGAAATGAGACGATTAATATCTGACTCTATACTATTAGAAGAAAGCATGAACGATACCAATTCTGAATTGTCAACattggaaaaaaataatagtagCAAATCCGAATCTGACTTTAATAACCAAAGtgatattcaaaataatattgatgacAACAACTCAACTGGAATTGCACCCATTGATAAAAGAATATCAAGGATTTCTGTTACTTCCTCAGATTACGCAAGTTTAAACGAtgagaaaaaagaaatactTAAATTATTCGATGATTTCAATAACGGTGCTCAAGAGAGCGAtgttgaagatgaaaatgtAAAAGAAgtagaagaagataaattaGAATATCTAGATTTAAATTCAGTTACTTCTACTCTCGAAGATAGAAAatctttatcatcatcGCAAGATAGAgaaaatacaattataaTTGAAGGAAACGGCAAAGAATCAAACACTGAGCAAGCTGGTCAGGATAAAAAAGCTGAGGAGACGGAACATGAAGAACCATATGATGTTAGCAGTGCTGCTGTTAATGAAAACTATCATACAAGCTATTTAGATACATATGATACATCTACTGATTCTAATCGCGATAGCAATTTGATTGCAATTGACAACATCTCCATTGGAGATAAATCTGAAGAGATAATCCCCTCAAGAGAGGAAGAGCCCAAAAAGGAGACTTCTAAGTTAGCCAAAAATATCCGTGAATCTAGTCCATTTTTTAAACCGGATGTTAAAGCTGGGGAATTAACTTCTGTTGCAGCCTCGagtaaaaaaaacaaacgTAATTCAAAGATTTCCCCAATTAAATCTGctatgaaaaaaaatacatcTAACTTAAATCTAGTATTAAATTACAATGACAACCCTTCGGCAGCAAATCAAGCATATCTATCTTTAACAACAGCGGAAAATACTAGATTAAATTCAGGTTTGACAAGTTCTGAAAATGTTTTACGCAAACCAGCTACGTTAAAATCGAATAGAAATAGTAAAATTATCAACTATCCAAGAAGTCAATCGATCAATTCAGATATAAATGgattgaaaacaaaaaatgatcctcaaataaatatagataGATATTCTAAATCCAATATCAACAGTAATTATCAAGCTTCACAAAGTGAGCAAGATAATATTCCAAAACGTCACCCTGGTCgtaaacaaaagaaaactGTTACCGGAACTCGACAACCAATACAGAAACAATCTAATAGAATGTCCATGCAAGCAGCCAATACGCAGTTGTATCCGAATGAACCTGCTCCTAAAAGATCCAGTTTCGAAAAGCaaagaaatattgattCTAAAATGGGCTTCAAAAGTATGTCTCTGAGAGATAGATTAGAAAATGAACAGGGAAGTGAACAGCAATCTCACCAACATTCAGCATTAGCTGACATTGCTGCAAATGGATGGAAATCAAGATTTGTTGACTCGGACGATGATGATTCCGACTTTATGGGCATTCTCAATGCTCCTAAACCTTTATATATGGAAGCAGGTACGATGGATAGATCACTTTCAGAGGTCAATTCTCAGAAGATAAGcaataaaaaaagtaaaCTATCTCTAAGATCCGCTAGCATGGTTGACAAAGTATCTGGACCAGCTACAAATGTACAACCTTTCGAAAAACAACCAACGAGAATGACTATGAGCTCTCAGAGTTTAcagaaaaataatgatgaataCCAAAGTACTCCAGAGAAGAAAACGTTTGGTACAAAGCTAAAGAAGTTATTTGGTAGAAAGAAGGACAAGTAG